The nucleotide window GGGCGTTCCGGGCGATCCGCGGGTCGTCGTACAGCGCGTCGAGGTACCAGTCGAACGATCGCGCCGCTCTGAGGTCGTCCGGGACCTCCGTCCGGTACTCCTCGCTGAGCCGTTCGAGCGTGTGTCGTTCCGCGGTGGTGTCTGCCATCGTATCACGTTCGCTCGGAGTGGGCGGCGTTGCCGGCGTTCGACGCGGCCGACGGAGCCGTCGCTCTCCGTGCGCGTGTCAACGTCTCGTCGAGCCGCGAGCAGCGCGTCGTCGGCGTGCGTTTCGGTGCCGGTTGTCGCTTCGCCCGTATCCGAGGCTATATATGTGAGAGGGATTGTCACGGATAAGTATGTCGGCAGTTGACATCCAACATGACCCGATCGCCGCCGTCGCCGTCGCCGGATCCGCCCCGGTCGGTGACGGTCCGTCGGCCGGGTTTATCCGAGGTTCGTGAGATCGACGGCGGGGGTGACCGCGAGACCGACCTGAACGGCTCGCGCGCGTCGCCCGGAAGATACGGCTCGCGCGCGCCGCTCTGCGACGCGTCCTCTGACCGGGCGGCAGTTCGCGAGAGGGATCGACCGGGAGGGCCGTCGCTCGGACGGACAGCCGTTCTGGAACCGGAATCATCGGCCCCGGGGCCCACCCTTTTGCGGCCCGCCGACGCAGTACGCGTGTGACGTTCAGCATCTGCGTTCGCGAGCGGTACACCGACGAGGACGGCGACGACCAGACCCGGTTCGGCGTGGCGGTGACCACCCGACTGCCGGGCGTGGGCACGCTCTGCCCGTTCGCGTCGTCCGACGGGGCGGTGGCGACCCAGTCGCTCGTCAACGTCGAACTGGGGCGGAAGGGGATCGAGTACCTCGGTGACGGGCTCGCGGTCGACGACGCCTTACGGGCCCTCCTGAACGCCGACGAGGGGAGCGCCGAGCGCCAGCTCCACGGCGTCGACGCCGACGGGACGTTCGCGTTCTCCGGCGACGAGTGTAACGACTGGTACGGCCATCTGGAGGGGCAAAACTACACCGTTGCGGGCAACCTCCTCACCGGCGAAGACGTGATCGAGGACGTCGCGGCCGCCTACGAGTCCGACGCGCACGGCGACGCGCCGCTCGCCGAGCGGCTGATCGACGCCCTCGCGGCGGGCCACGCGGCGGGCGGCGACAAGCGCGAGGACCTCGAAGTCCAGTCCGCGGCGCTGCTCGTGCGGAACACCGAGGCGGAGGCCGACGACCCGTACTACAACGACCTCCGCGTCGACGCGAGCGAGACGCCCGTGGCCGACCTCCGCGAGACGTACGAGACCGCCAAGCGCGGCTACGAGACGATCTTAGAGAAGTACGCCGAGGAGGAGGAGCAGGACGCGACCGAAGACGAGACGGCGGGGAACGACGCGGAGTAACTCCCCTACGGCGACAGCCGCGCGAGGATCGGCAGGTGGTCGGAGGGGTATCGCCCGCGGTCGTCCCGGTCCGCGAGCGTCGCGAACGCCTCGACCGAGAGCGCCGGCGAGACGAGCGCGTGGTCGATCCGCCGCCCGTCGATCAGGCGAGCGAAGTCGGTGAGACTCGTCTCCGGGCCGTGGCGGAGGTCGGCGGCGACCGCCGCGTCGCGGAGCTCGAGCCCGTCTCGGTCGGCCGGGTCCGCGGCGGGTTCGTCGTCGAGCTCCGGGTCGTCCCCGACGAGGATCCGGTGCGGATCGGAGCCGGGCGTACAGTTGAAGTCGCCGACGAGGACGGTCGCGATCGGTCCGTCCGGGATCGG belongs to Halorubrum sp. DM2 and includes:
- a CDS encoding DUF1028 domain-containing protein, translating into MTFSICVRERYTDEDGDDQTRFGVAVTTRLPGVGTLCPFASSDGAVATQSLVNVELGRKGIEYLGDGLAVDDALRALLNADEGSAERQLHGVDADGTFAFSGDECNDWYGHLEGQNYTVAGNLLTGEDVIEDVAAAYESDAHGDAPLAERLIDALAAGHAAGGDKREDLEVQSAALLVRNTEAEADDPYYNDLRVDASETPVADLRETYETAKRGYETILEKYAEEEEQDATEDETAGNDAE